CCTCTTCCAATCGCCGTTTGTCCATATTCCAGAATGTACACCACAAGTCAAACCTCTTTTATAAAAATTGTCCCAGTTTTAAGAAACAATTCACCTTTTTTTTATGAGGAAAGATCGAACTTTCGGCATGGAAAAAGATTTAAAATGCAAACCAAATCTATGGATTCACAAAGATATCAGACAAAGATCACATATAGAGAAACAAAAAACGAACTTTGTTTCCGACCAATTCTCGGCAGCAAAATAAACTTAACACAAGTTATTCTCTCATCCGCCTTTTAGAATCCAACCAAACAAAGATAACCTTTCTCTTTTATCAAAAAAGAATAGGAAAATAAAACTTGACCAACCGAAAATCTGGTTTCTTTAGATGAACCTTACGAAAAGACCAAATTACCAATCGGGCAAAGGAATCTTATGAATGTTATTTCTAAAACAATATTCCTCTTTTGTCTTTATTTCTTTTGTTCTTGTTTCTGGAATCCAAACGGAAACTCAAAGTTAGAGAATGGAATTTTGAATCTAGAAAACCACTCTTTCCAAGAAGAAGGTATTCTTCCTTTAGAAGGCGAATGGAAATTCACACCTAACAAATTCACGCTGAGCGAGACACAAGATACCATCCTTGTATCCATTCCAGACTCCCCCAACTGGAACTCGTATAACAGAAGGGAAGACGGTAAAAAAGGATTTGGGATTGGAAGTTATCATTTAACGATAAACCTTCCCAAAGAAAAAATTCCTTTGGCTCTTGATTTTGATGTTATTTTTTCTGATTGCGAAGTTTTCCAAGACCAAACCAAAATCGGCTCTCTTGGATCTGTTGGAAATGCCAATGAAAGTATTGATATCAAACCCCAACTGATCTATTTATTACCTTCCGACAAAAACCAAATCCAAATCACTGTGTTTGTAAAAAATCGTTTTTATAGATCTGGAGGAATTCGAATTCCGCCAAGTCTCGGAATCCAGAAATCACTCAAAACCTCTCGCGAAAAAGACATTCTAAAAGAATCGATTGTGATCGGTGGATTATTTTTTTTGGGTTTCTACCAATTAGGAATGCACTATACTAGAAAAAAGATCATAGGTTCCCTTTACTTCTTTTTCTTTTGTTTGATCATGTCTTTTCAAATCCTTACAACTGGACAGAAAACTTTATTTCTCTTTTTTGAATCCAATCCAAGCGAACTTGTTTATAGGATCGATTTTTTTACCCAATATGCTAGCGTTATATTAGGAATTCACTATATCCACTCTTTAACAAAAGAATACCTCTCCAAACAAATTATATACATTTCATCTGGTATATTAATCATACCAACAATCATTACAATTTTTGGTTCGGTTTATTTGATTAGTTCATTACACTTGTATGTGTTATGTGTAATTATCCCTATTTTGACAGTTGCAATCTATTTAATTTTTCGGTATATTAGAGACAAACGTTCCGGGTTTATCTATCTGGGTTTATCAATCCTTCTTTTAGTTGGGTTTGCAAGCCACGACATAACCATATCACTACTTGGTAGGACAAAACCATTATTACTCAATTACGGAATGTTACTCTTCGTTTTCTTTCAGTCTATTTTTTTATCCAAACATATTTCTGGTGAAATTGTTTCTGCCGAATTAAAATTCAAAAACGCATCACAACAATTAATTCACTCTGAAAAACTATCCTCTTTGGGGGTCATGGTCGCAAGTGTGGCTCATGAAATTAACTCACCACTCAGTGCAGTGATTATGACTAGCGATTCTATCAGAGACAGCATCTCTACCTTTTTTAAAGAGTTACCATACTATGAGCCAATTCCCAAAGATTGTTATCCTATTTTGGTATCTCTGATTGATTTTTCACTTTCCCAAGTTGAACTTCTTTCCGGGAAAGAATACCGC
This genomic interval from Leptospira brenneri contains the following:
- a CDS encoding ATP-binding protein; translation: MNLENHSFQEEGILPLEGEWKFTPNKFTLSETQDTILVSIPDSPNWNSYNRREDGKKGFGIGSYHLTINLPKEKIPLALDFDVIFSDCEVFQDQTKIGSLGSVGNANESIDIKPQLIYLLPSDKNQIQITVFVKNRFYRSGGIRIPPSLGIQKSLKTSREKDILKESIVIGGLFFLGFYQLGMHYTRKKIIGSLYFFFFCLIMSFQILTTGQKTLFLFFESNPSELVYRIDFFTQYASVILGIHYIHSLTKEYLSKQIIYISSGILIIPTIITIFGSVYLISSLHLYVLCVIIPILTVAIYLIFRYIRDKRSGFIYLGLSILLLVGFASHDITISLLGRTKPLLLNYGMLLFVFFQSIFLSKHISGEIVSAELKFKNASQQLIHSEKLSSLGVMVASVAHEINSPLSAVIMTSDSIRDSISTFFKELPYYEPIPKDCYPILVSLIDFSLSQVELLSGKEYRLQKQEISQTLQNLRIDESERMADLLVSLGLKNIPDEWASVFSEKRSDSLLVLAEKVVKILQDTNTIQIAANRAIKIAQALKNFTHFDPKEEKRTIHLADSIQNVIAVLAGYFKQGIQITTNFQQISPISCYPDELNQVWANLIQNAIQSMNGKGELKIEIGQTQKDGIIYVFVSIQDSGPGIPKEILDKIFDPFFTTKPVGQGTGLGLYISKQVIEKHNGIIEINSKPKNTKFTIFLPYEE